One Thioclava electrotropha DNA segment encodes these proteins:
- the thrC gene encoding threonine synthase encodes MRYVSTRGKAPVLNFGDAMLTGLARDGGLYVPETVPQFSADEIAALAGQPYEEVAFRVMKPFVSETFSDEELRGAITRAYSGFGHVARAPMVQLAPNHFLLELFHGPTLAFKDFAMQVIGQLFQIELQKRNQKITIVGATSGDTGSAAIEAFRGLDNVDVFILFPHGRVSEVQRRQMTTPIESNVHALALDGDFDDCQGKLKDMFNDFDFRDEVGLAGVNSINFARVLAQIVYFFSSAVVLGAPHRKVSFTVPTGNFGDIFAGFLAKEMGLPVERLVIATNQNDILHRCLEKGDYTKQGVTPSISPSMDIEVSSNFERALFWAYGKDGGAIEKLMDELKTEGSFTVSENAIGALRDIYDSGSVGEARTMEEIGDTLKETGELLCPHSAVGVNVGKTAVARDPATPMITLATAHPAKFPDAVEEATGIRPDLPPRMADLFTREERVTRVPNDLADLEALIRERRRT; translated from the coding sequence ATGCGTTATGTTTCCACTCGGGGCAAAGCCCCGGTTCTGAATTTCGGCGATGCGATGCTGACGGGGCTTGCCCGTGACGGCGGGCTTTACGTGCCTGAGACCGTGCCGCAGTTCTCCGCCGATGAGATCGCAGCGCTCGCAGGGCAGCCCTACGAAGAGGTGGCTTTCCGTGTGATGAAGCCCTTCGTCTCCGAGACTTTCTCGGACGAGGAACTGCGCGGCGCCATCACGCGTGCCTATTCCGGCTTTGGCCATGTCGCCCGCGCGCCGATGGTGCAGCTGGCGCCGAACCATTTCCTGCTGGAGCTGTTCCACGGCCCCACGCTCGCGTTCAAGGATTTCGCGATGCAGGTGATCGGGCAGCTGTTCCAGATCGAACTGCAAAAGCGCAACCAGAAGATCACCATCGTCGGCGCCACCTCGGGCGATACCGGCTCGGCGGCGATCGAGGCGTTCCGCGGGCTCGACAATGTCGACGTGTTCATCCTCTTCCCGCATGGCCGTGTCTCCGAAGTGCAGCGCCGCCAGATGACGACGCCTATCGAGAGCAATGTCCACGCGCTCGCGCTCGATGGTGATTTCGACGATTGCCAGGGCAAGCTGAAGGACATGTTCAACGACTTTGACTTCCGCGATGAGGTCGGTCTGGCGGGCGTGAACTCGATCAACTTCGCCCGCGTGCTGGCGCAGATCGTTTATTTCTTTTCCTCGGCCGTGGTGCTTGGTGCGCCGCATCGCAAGGTCTCCTTCACCGTGCCCACCGGCAATTTCGGCGATATTTTTGCGGGCTTCCTTGCGAAGGAAATGGGCCTGCCGGTCGAGCGTCTGGTGATCGCGACGAACCAGAACGACATTCTGCATCGCTGCCTCGAGAAGGGCGATTACACCAAGCAGGGCGTCACGCCCTCGATCTCGCCGTCTATGGATATCGAGGTAAGCTCGAATTTCGAGCGCGCGCTGTTCTGGGCCTATGGCAAGGACGGGGGCGCGATCGAGAAGCTGATGGACGAGCTGAAAACCGAAGGCTCCTTCACCGTCTCCGAAAACGCGATCGGTGCGCTGCGCGACATCTACGACAGCGGTTCGGTTGGCGAGGCGCGCACGATGGAAGAGATCGGCGATACGCTCAAGGAAACCGGCGAGCTGCTCTGTCCGCATTCGGCTGTCGGCGTGAACGTCGGCAAAACGGCGGTCGCGCGCGACCCGGCCACGCCGATGATCACGCTCGCCACTGCGCATCCTGCCAAGTTCCCCGATGCGGTGGAAGAGGCGACGGGCATCCGCCCCGACCTGCCGCCGCGCATGGCAGACCTGTTCACCCGCGAGGAGCGCGTGACCCGCGTGCCGAATGACCTTGCAGACCTTGAAGCCCTGATCCGGGAGCGCCGCCGCACATGA
- a CDS encoding FAD-binding oxidoreductase — MRTAADESFVETLRDAVPGLSLGAPGASYLEEPRGRYHGLGGVLVKPTSTEEVAAVLKHCHAAGVAVLPYGGGTGLVGGQITEDGPVPVILSLEKMNAVRAVTGHVLEIEAGATLLEAQQAAEGAERLFPLTIASQGSARIGGVLATNAGGVNVLRYGNARELCLGVEAVLADGTVISGLKHLRKDNTGYDLKDLLIGSEGTLGIITAATLRLFPRPAAVGTAMMVVESPAAALELLELAEARMPGCVSAFEMISGQGLRFLDEVGPEVHQPFEARPDWSVLIEIGLPEGLAPEEALAELFEAAEGLVSDGVIASSESQRAEMWSLRESLPEANKRIGSISSHDISLPLPKLAAFIEEARDALLDLGNIRINCFGHVGDGNLHFNAFPAEGRDRKEYENLRRAIPETVYDLVDRFGGSISAEHGIGRLKVGDLERYGDPGKLAAMRAIKAALDPKGILNPGAVLAER, encoded by the coding sequence ATGCGCACCGCCGCTGATGAAAGTTTCGTCGAGACGCTGCGGGACGCGGTGCCGGGCCTGAGCCTCGGGGCGCCGGGCGCGTCCTATCTGGAAGAGCCGCGCGGGCGGTATCACGGCCTTGGCGGAGTTCTGGTCAAGCCGACGTCGACCGAAGAGGTCGCAGCGGTTCTGAAGCACTGTCACGCGGCGGGCGTCGCCGTGCTGCCCTATGGCGGCGGCACCGGTCTGGTCGGCGGCCAGATCACCGAAGACGGTCCCGTGCCAGTCATCCTGAGCCTCGAAAAAATGAATGCCGTCCGTGCGGTCACCGGCCATGTTCTGGAGATCGAGGCCGGCGCGACGCTGCTCGAGGCCCAGCAGGCGGCGGAAGGCGCGGAGCGGCTGTTCCCGCTGACGATCGCAAGCCAGGGCTCTGCCCGGATCGGCGGTGTGCTGGCGACCAATGCGGGCGGGGTGAACGTACTGCGCTATGGCAACGCGCGCGAGCTGTGTCTGGGCGTCGAGGCGGTGCTGGCCGATGGCACGGTGATCTCCGGCCTCAAGCATCTGCGCAAGGACAATACCGGCTACGATCTGAAGGACCTGCTGATCGGGTCCGAGGGCACGCTCGGGATCATCACGGCGGCGACCCTGCGGCTGTTCCCGCGCCCGGCGGCGGTCGGCACGGCGATGATGGTGGTCGAAAGCCCCGCCGCCGCGCTGGAACTGCTGGAACTGGCCGAGGCCCGGATGCCGGGCTGCGTGTCGGCCTTCGAGATGATCTCGGGGCAGGGGCTGCGCTTTCTCGACGAGGTCGGGCCGGAGGTGCATCAACCTTTCGAGGCGCGCCCCGACTGGTCGGTGCTTATCGAGATCGGTCTGCCCGAGGGGCTGGCGCCGGAGGAGGCGCTGGCAGAGCTGTTCGAAGCGGCCGAGGGACTGGTCAGCGATGGGGTGATCGCAAGCTCCGAGAGCCAGCGCGCCGAGATGTGGTCCCTGCGCGAGAGCCTGCCGGAGGCGAACAAGCGGATCGGATCGATCTCGAGCCATGACATCTCATTGCCGCTGCCGAAACTGGCCGCTTTCATCGAAGAGGCGCGTGATGCGCTTCTCGACCTCGGCAATATCCGGATCAACTGCTTCGGCCATGTCGGCGACGGCAATCTGCATTTCAACGCCTTCCCCGCCGAGGGGCGCGACCGCAAGGAATACGAGAACCTGCGTCGTGCGATCCCCGAAACGGTCTACGATCTGGTGGACCGCTTTGGCGGCTCGATCTCGGCCGAGCACGGGATCGGGCGGCTGAAAGTGGGCGATCTGGAGCGTTACGGCGATCCGGGCAAGCTGGCCGCGATGCGCGCGATCAAGGCGGCGCTCGACCCCAAGGGCATTCTCAACCCCGGCGCGGTGCTGGCGGAGCGCTGA
- a CDS encoding NUDIX hydrolase produces the protein MSPRPVPAILAVVIRDGQALLVQRANPPDAGLWGFPGGKVEFGETLLAAAERELLEETGVQARATHAFNALDVLADDGKGTLEHHFVLVAVECQWQAGEPVADDDALDARWVAIDRMEEDLPLSRDVARIARQAAALGPR, from the coding sequence GTGAGCCCCCGTCCCGTCCCCGCCATTCTCGCCGTCGTGATCCGCGACGGTCAGGCGCTGCTGGTACAGCGGGCGAACCCGCCAGATGCCGGGCTCTGGGGCTTTCCCGGCGGCAAGGTCGAGTTCGGCGAGACGCTTCTTGCGGCAGCAGAGCGCGAGTTGCTGGAGGAAACCGGCGTGCAGGCGCGGGCCACCCATGCCTTCAACGCGCTCGACGTCCTCGCGGATGATGGAAAGGGCACGCTGGAGCATCACTTCGTGCTGGTCGCGGTCGAATGCCAGTGGCAGGCCGGAGAGCCGGTCGCGGACGACGACGCGCTGGATGCACGCTGGGTCGCTATCGACCGGATGGAGGAGGACCTTCCCCTCAGCCGCGACGTGGCGCGGATCGCGCGACAGGCCGCCGCGCTCGGACCGCGTTAA
- a CDS encoding SURF1 family protein, which yields MMKRYIFPLLLGIVGCAILISLGIWQVQRLGWKEAMLAEISAKIEGQPQALPPEGTDTKPLKYEPVTVSGRTTGQEILVLSGQKGVGAGYRVIDAFETDQGRKILLDRGFIPEGEKGTDRPATELTVTGNLHWPEETDSYTPEPDAKTGIWFARDVPAMAAKLGTEPILIVARTVQGAAQGITPVPVTITGIPNDHLGYAITWFLLAIVWAGMTIFLLWRIRRQQA from the coding sequence TTGATGAAACGCTACATCTTTCCGCTGCTGCTGGGCATCGTCGGCTGCGCGATCCTGATCTCGCTCGGCATCTGGCAGGTGCAGCGCCTTGGCTGGAAAGAGGCGATGCTGGCCGAGATTTCCGCCAAGATCGAAGGTCAGCCGCAGGCGCTGCCGCCTGAAGGCACCGACACCAAGCCGCTGAAATACGAACCCGTCACGGTAAGCGGGCGCACGACGGGCCAGGAGATCCTTGTGCTCTCGGGTCAGAAGGGCGTCGGCGCGGGCTACCGGGTCATCGACGCCTTCGAGACCGATCAGGGCCGCAAGATCCTGCTCGATCGCGGCTTCATCCCCGAGGGTGAAAAGGGCACCGACCGCCCCGCTACGGAGCTCACCGTCACCGGCAACCTGCACTGGCCCGAAGAGACCGACAGCTACACGCCCGAGCCCGACGCCAAGACCGGCATCTGGTTTGCCCGCGACGTGCCCGCTATGGCCGCCAAGCTCGGGACCGAGCCGATCCTGATCGTCGCCCGCACCGTTCAAGGGGCCGCGCAGGGCATAACGCCGGTCCCCGTGACCATCACCGGCATCCCCAATGACCACCTCGGCTACGCGATCACCTGGTTTTTGCTCGCAATCGTCTGGGCTGGGATGACAATCTTTCTTCTCTGGCGTATCAGGCGGCAACAGGCCTGA
- the coxB gene encoding cytochrome c oxidase subunit II, translating to MRFASKGRGIAAAVTSAVMLTIVAGQASAQDMIKGLPVIGKPHLGGTGFQPASSNLAEDQQWLDHMLLVIIAAICVFVFALIIYAILRFNSRANPTPRSFTHNTPLEITWTFVPIVILVAIGAFSLPALWNQQEIPEGDITVKVTGYQWYWGYEYPDEGVAFDSLMLAKDELADHGYAPDEYLLAADNAMVVPAGKTIVVQVTGADVIHSWTVPAFAVKQDAVPGRIAQLWFKADQEGVYFGQCSELCGTNHAYMPIVVKVVSPEVYANWLERAKNDFASVETDGAVRVAQN from the coding sequence ATGCGCTTTGCAAGCAAGGGCCGCGGCATCGCGGCCGCTGTCACGTCGGCTGTTATGTTGACGATCGTCGCCGGGCAGGCCTCGGCTCAGGACATGATCAAGGGGCTGCCGGTGATCGGTAAGCCGCATCTGGGCGGGACGGGGTTCCAGCCCGCGTCCTCGAACCTCGCGGAAGATCAGCAATGGCTCGACCATATGCTGCTGGTGATCATCGCCGCGATCTGCGTTTTCGTGTTCGCGCTGATCATCTACGCGATCCTGCGCTTCAACAGCCGCGCCAATCCGACGCCGCGCAGCTTCACCCATAACACGCCGCTCGAGATCACCTGGACCTTTGTGCCGATCGTGATTCTCGTGGCGATCGGGGCGTTTTCGCTGCCCGCGCTGTGGAATCAGCAGGAAATCCCGGAAGGCGACATCACCGTTAAGGTGACCGGCTACCAGTGGTACTGGGGCTATGAATACCCCGATGAGGGCGTGGCGTTCGATTCGCTGATGCTGGCGAAAGACGAGCTCGCAGATCATGGCTATGCGCCCGACGAATATCTGCTGGCCGCCGACAACGCGATGGTCGTGCCCGCGGGCAAGACGATCGTCGTGCAAGTCACTGGCGCGGACGTGATTCACAGCTGGACCGTGCCCGCCTTCGCCGTGAAGCAGGACGCCGTGCCGGGCCGGATCGCGCAATTGTGGTTTAAGGCCGATCAAGAAGGTGTGTATTTCGGCCAGTGTTCGGAGCTTTGCGGCACCAATCACGCTTACATGCCCATCGTGGTCAAAGTTGTCTCACCGGAAGTTTACGCTAACTGGCTTGAGCGTGCGAAGAATGACTTCGCCTCGGTCGAGACGGATGGCGCGGTTCGGGTCGCACAGAACTGA
- a CDS encoding M16 family metallopeptidase, translating into MIEMTTLKNGLRIITESMPGLASAAIGVWITAGGRHERPEQNGIAHFLEHMAFKGTKTRSALQIAEAIEDVGGYINAYTSREMTAYYARVLAEDVPLALDVISDILLNPVFDQREIEVERGVILQEIGQSLDTPDDVIFDWLQEAAYPDQPMGRTILGPAEKVRSFARDDLSAFVTEHYGPDQMILSAAGAVDHAEIVKRAEDIFGDLRPALNPAPYPAKWIGNERREIKQLEQAHFALGIESPSYRDADLYTAQVYSVAMGGGMSSRLFQKIREERGLCYTIFSQAGAYEDTGMFTVYAGTSGDEVRGLAELTIDELKRAAEDMTEVEIARARAQIKAGLLMGLESASARAERMARSLYIWGRVPGIDEASARIDSVTRDAVRDFGERLAVGGRTAMALYGPVKDAPELGELRERLAA; encoded by the coding sequence ATGATCGAAATGACCACCCTGAAGAATGGTCTGCGCATCATCACCGAGTCGATGCCGGGCCTCGCCTCTGCCGCGATCGGCGTCTGGATCACGGCCGGTGGCCGCCACGAGCGCCCCGAGCAGAACGGCATCGCACATTTCCTCGAACATATGGCGTTCAAGGGCACGAAGACGCGCTCGGCGCTGCAGATCGCGGAAGCGATCGAGGACGTGGGCGGCTATATCAACGCCTATACCTCGCGCGAGATGACCGCTTACTACGCCCGCGTGCTGGCCGAGGATGTGCCGCTCGCGCTCGACGTGATTTCAGACATCCTCTTGAACCCGGTCTTCGATCAGCGCGAGATCGAGGTGGAGCGCGGCGTGATCCTGCAAGAGATCGGCCAGTCGCTCGACACGCCCGACGACGTGATCTTCGACTGGCTGCAAGAGGCCGCGTACCCCGATCAGCCGATGGGCCGCACGATCCTCGGCCCGGCGGAGAAGGTCCGCAGCTTCGCGCGCGATGATCTCTCTGCTTTTGTGACCGAACATTACGGCCCCGATCAGATGATCCTCTCGGCCGCTGGCGCGGTCGATCACGCGGAAATCGTGAAGCGTGCCGAGGATATCTTCGGCGACCTGCGCCCCGCGCTGAATCCCGCGCCCTATCCCGCGAAATGGATCGGCAATGAGCGGCGCGAGATCAAACAGCTCGAACAGGCGCATTTCGCGCTTGGCATCGAGTCGCCCAGCTATCGCGACGCCGATCTCTACACCGCACAGGTCTATTCGGTGGCGATGGGCGGCGGCATGTCCTCGCGCCTGTTCCAGAAGATCCGCGAAGAACGGGGTCTGTGCTACACGATCTTCTCGCAGGCAGGCGCCTACGAGGATACCGGCATGTTCACCGTCTATGCGGGCACCTCCGGCGACGAGGTCCGCGGCTTGGCCGAACTGACCATCGACGAGCTTAAGCGCGCCGCCGAGGATATGACCGAGGTCGAGATCGCCCGCGCCCGCGCCCAGATCAAGGCAGGGCTGCTGATGGGGCTGGAAAGCGCCTCGGCGCGCGCCGAACGCATGGCGCGCAGCCTCTATATCTGGGGCCGGGTGCCCGGGATCGACGAGGCCTCGGCGCGGATCGACAGCGTCACCCGCGATGCGGTGCGCGATTTCGGCGAACGGCTCGCCGTCGGCGGGCGCACGGCCATGGCGCTTTACGGCCCGGTCAAAGATGCGCCCGAGCTTGGGGAGCTGCGCGAAAGGCTCGCCGCCTGA
- a CDS encoding cytochrome c oxidase subunit 3 has translation MAHAKNHDYHILPPSIWPFLGAVGGFIMLFGAVLWMQSITHYVFFGGLLVVLYTMYGWWSDVVHEGEVGDHTPVVRIGLRYGFILFIMSEVMFFAAWFWSFFKHAMYPMGPMSPIQDGVWPPEGIVTFDPWHLPLINTVILLLSGVTLTWAHHALVHENDRSQVKQGLILTVVLGACFTVLQAYEYSHAAFGLAGNIYGANFFMATGFHGAHVIIGTIFLLVCLIRIVKGQMTQNEHVGFEAAAWYWHFVDVVWLFLFASIYIWGSA, from the coding sequence ATGGCCCACGCAAAGAACCACGACTACCACATACTACCGCCCTCGATCTGGCCATTCCTCGGTGCAGTGGGCGGCTTCATCATGCTCTTCGGGGCGGTGCTCTGGATGCAGAGCATTACCCATTACGTCTTCTTCGGCGGCCTGCTCGTGGTGCTCTACACCATGTATGGCTGGTGGTCGGACGTAGTCCACGAGGGCGAAGTGGGCGATCACACCCCGGTGGTGCGCATCGGCCTGCGCTATGGCTTCATCCTATTCATCATGTCCGAAGTGATGTTCTTCGCGGCCTGGTTCTGGAGCTTCTTCAAGCACGCCATGTATCCGATGGGCCCGATGAGCCCCATTCAGGATGGCGTATGGCCGCCCGAGGGCATCGTGACTTTCGATCCGTGGCACCTGCCGCTGATCAACACCGTGATCCTGCTGCTGTCGGGTGTGACGCTCACTTGGGCACACCATGCGCTGGTGCATGAAAACGACCGCAGCCAAGTCAAGCAGGGCCTGATCCTCACGGTCGTCCTCGGCGCCTGTTTCACGGTGCTGCAGGCCTATGAATACAGCCACGCGGCCTTCGGTCTGGCGGGCAATATCTACGGCGCCAACTTCTTCATGGCGACGGGCTTCCACGGGGCGCACGTGATCATCGGGACGATCTTCCTGCTGGTCTGCCTGATCCGCATCGTAAAGGGCCAGATGACCCAGAACGAGCATGTCGGCTTCGAGGCGGCCGCCTGGTACTGGCACTTCGTCGATGTGGTCTGGCTCTTCCTGTTCGCGTCGATCTATATCTGGGGCAGCGCGTAA
- a CDS encoding cytochrome c oxidase assembly protein — MTQRPADRSNTRVLLSLLAVIVVMGAGAWAAVPFYNWFCKTTGYGGTTNTAEVLPDKVLDREILVRFDANVARGMPWEFKPVQTEMKLKIGQNGLAFYEAYNPTDHPIAGTASYNVSPDVAGYYFDKIQCFCFTEQVLQPGERVQMPVSFFVDPDIVEDADAKRIHAITLSYTFYETDLPEPEETASVRQRETETVN, encoded by the coding sequence ATGACCCAACGCCCCGCAGATCGGTCGAACACGCGCGTGCTGCTCTCGCTGCTCGCGGTGATCGTCGTGATGGGGGCAGGGGCCTGGGCTGCAGTGCCGTTCTACAACTGGTTCTGCAAGACCACCGGCTATGGCGGCACGACCAACACCGCCGAGGTGCTGCCCGACAAAGTGCTCGACCGCGAGATCCTCGTGCGTTTCGACGCGAATGTCGCGCGCGGCATGCCGTGGGAGTTCAAGCCGGTCCAGACCGAGATGAAACTGAAGATCGGGCAGAACGGGCTCGCCTTCTACGAGGCCTACAACCCGACCGATCATCCGATCGCGGGCACGGCGAGCTACAATGTCTCGCCCGACGTGGCTGGCTACTATTTCGACAAGATCCAATGTTTCTGCTTCACCGAACAGGTGCTGCAACCCGGGGAGAGGGTGCAGATGCCGGTGAGCTTCTTCGTCGATCCCGACATTGTCGAGGATGCCGATGCGAAGCGGATTCACGCGATCACGTTGAGCTATACTTTCTATGAAACCGACCTTCCCGAGCCGGAGGAAACTGCCTCGGTCCGTCAAAGGGAGACGGAGACGGTCAACTAG
- the tldD gene encoding metalloprotease TldD: MTKPDRFAPFEDKLDQDRALHLLREATAGAEDGELFLEQRRSEALVFDDGRVKTASYDASEGFGLRAVKGDVAGYAHSTEISEAALKRATETARLAVGDGGGTMAPPPKGTNLHLYSDTDPVSDTPFAAKIDILREIDAFARDLDPRVVQVSASMAASLQEVFILRPEGGLVSDIRPMARINISVIVEENGRRESGGHGGGGRFGLSGLIEPAHWQPVAREALRIALVNLRAEPAPAGVMDVVLGPGWPGVLLHEAVGHGLEGDFNRKKSSAFAGLMGQQVAAKGVTVLDDGTIPDRRGSITIDDEGTPSGKNVLIEDGVLVGYMQDRQNARLMGVEATGNGRRESFAHAPMPRMTNTYMLGGDADPGEILADLKDGIYAVGFGGGQVDITNGKFVFNCTEAYRVKNGVVGAPVRGATLIGDGPTAMQHIRAIGNDLALDPGIGNCGKAGQWVPVGVGQPTLMIGGLTVGGSAA, translated from the coding sequence ATGACCAAGCCCGACCGTTTCGCCCCTTTCGAGGACAAGCTCGACCAGGATCGCGCGCTGCATCTGCTGCGTGAAGCGACCGCAGGGGCCGAGGATGGCGAGCTGTTTCTCGAGCAGCGCCGGTCCGAGGCGCTGGTCTTCGACGATGGCCGGGTGAAGACCGCCTCTTACGACGCCTCCGAAGGATTCGGCCTGCGCGCGGTGAAGGGCGATGTCGCGGGCTATGCCCATTCGACCGAGATTTCTGAGGCCGCGCTGAAGCGGGCGACCGAGACCGCGCGCCTCGCCGTGGGCGATGGCGGCGGCACGATGGCGCCCCCGCCCAAGGGCACGAACCTACATCTTTATAGTGACACCGATCCTGTCTCGGACACGCCCTTCGCCGCGAAGATCGACATCCTGCGCGAGATCGACGCGTTTGCCCGCGACCTCGACCCGCGCGTGGTGCAGGTCTCGGCCTCGATGGCCGCCAGCCTGCAGGAAGTGTTCATCCTGCGCCCCGAGGGCGGGCTGGTCTCGGATATCCGCCCGATGGCACGGATCAACATCTCGGTCATCGTGGAAGAGAACGGACGCCGCGAATCCGGCGGACATGGCGGCGGCGGGCGGTTCGGCCTGTCGGGCCTGATCGAGCCCGCGCATTGGCAGCCGGTCGCGCGCGAGGCGCTGCGCATCGCGCTGGTGAACCTGCGCGCCGAGCCCGCGCCTGCGGGCGTGATGGATGTGGTGCTTGGGCCGGGCTGGCCGGGCGTACTGCTGCACGAAGCGGTGGGCCATGGTCTGGAAGGCGACTTCAACCGCAAGAAATCTTCGGCCTTCGCCGGGTTGATGGGCCAGCAGGTGGCGGCGAAAGGCGTGACCGTGCTCGATGACGGCACGATCCCCGACCGGCGCGGTTCGATCACGATCGACGACGAGGGCACCCCCTCGGGCAAGAACGTGCTGATCGAGGATGGCGTGCTGGTGGGCTACATGCAGGACCGCCAGAACGCCCGCCTGATGGGCGTGGAGGCCACCGGCAACGGGCGGCGCGAGAGTTTTGCCCATGCCCCGATGCCGCGGATGACCAACACCTACATGCTGGGTGGCGATGCCGATCCGGGCGAAATTCTCGCCGATCTGAAGGACGGAATCTATGCGGTCGGCTTCGGCGGCGGTCAGGTCGACATCACCAATGGCAAGTTCGTCTTCAACTGCACCGAAGCTTACCGTGTGAAGAACGGTGTCGTCGGCGCACCGGTGCGCGGGGCGACCCTGATCGGCGACGGGCCGACCGCGATGCAACATATCCGCGCCATCGGCAACGACCTCGCGCTCGATCCCGGCATCGGCAATTGCGGCAAGGCGGGCCAATGGGTGCCGGTGGGCGTCGGCCAGCCGACCCTGATGATCGGCGGCCTGACCGTGGGCGGCTCTGCTGCGTAG
- the cyoE gene encoding heme o synthase codes for MSDISYIRQQDNEARFGDYIALLKPRVMSLVVFTAFVGLVVAPNPVHPFVGFVAILFIALGGGASGALNMWYDADIDRIMRRTRNRPIPAGRISEREALGFGLALSGISCVMLALATNIFSGLFLAFTIFFYVVVYTMWLKRATPQNIVIGGAAGAFPPMIGWAVSTGGISIESVAMFLLVFLWTPPHFWSLALFMKADYDEAKVPMLTSTHGRLVTRKNILFYAFILAPIAVGTGFTSIGGPVYFATALIMNALFIKGAIDIHARTEAQAEADKYAVEKRFFYFSLIYLFAHFAALLAEAGLSYIGLGVW; via the coding sequence ATGAGTGACATCAGCTATATCCGCCAACAGGACAACGAGGCGCGGTTCGGCGACTACATCGCGCTTCTGAAGCCGCGCGTGATGTCGCTGGTGGTCTTTACCGCCTTCGTCGGTCTCGTGGTCGCGCCGAATCCGGTGCATCCCTTCGTGGGCTTCGTCGCGATCCTGTTCATCGCGCTGGGCGGCGGGGCCTCGGGCGCGCTGAACATGTGGTATGACGCGGATATCGACCGCATCATGCGTCGCACCCGGAACCGTCCGATCCCGGCGGGCCGCATCTCGGAACGCGAGGCGCTGGGCTTCGGCCTCGCGCTGTCGGGCATCTCCTGCGTGATGCTGGCGCTGGCCACGAATATCTTCTCGGGCCTGTTCCTCGCCTTCACCATCTTCTTCTACGTCGTCGTCTACACGATGTGGCTCAAGCGGGCGACGCCGCAGAACATCGTGATCGGCGGCGCGGCAGGCGCGTTCCCTCCGATGATCGGCTGGGCCGTGTCGACGGGCGGTATCTCGATCGAATCCGTGGCGATGTTCCTGCTGGTCTTCCTCTGGACGCCGCCGCATTTCTGGTCGCTCGCGCTGTTCATGAAGGCCGATTACGACGAGGCGAAAGTGCCGATGCTGACCTCGACCCACGGTCGTCTGGTCACGCGAAAGAACATCCTGTTCTACGCTTTCATCCTCGCCCCCATCGCGGTCGGCACGGGTTTCACCTCGATCGGTGGCCCGGTCTATTTCGCGACGGCGCTGATCATGAATGCGCTGTTCATCAAGGGCGCGATCGACATCCACGCCCGCACCGAAGCGCAGGCGGAGGCCGACAAATACGCGGTCGAGAAGCGCTTCTTCTATTTCTCGCTCATCTACCTCTTCGCGCATTTCGCAGCTTTGCTGGCCGAAGCGGGGCTGAGCTATATCGGTTTGGGAGTCTGGTAA
- a CDS encoding GNAT family N-acetyltransferase, translating into MFARRRQLRIDTDRMILRPPQHGDYRPWASLREDSRDFLVPWEPSWSSDHLSRKAFSNRVYWAARAIANGTAVPVFLFSRRDDIFLGAITLDNIRRGPAQAGTLGYWIGQRHARHGYMREAIEAVVHYAFTKLDLSRIEAACLPENAASRGVLEKSGFKYEGVAQSYLQINGRWRNHVLYSNLRSDRRGRTDVR; encoded by the coding sequence ATGTTCGCGCGTCGTCGTCAGCTGCGGATCGATACGGATCGAATGATCCTGCGTCCGCCGCAGCATGGGGATTATCGCCCGTGGGCCAGCCTGCGCGAGGATAGCCGCGACTTCCTGGTGCCGTGGGAGCCGAGCTGGTCCTCCGACCACCTCAGCCGCAAGGCGTTCTCGAACCGGGTCTATTGGGCGGCGCGCGCGATCGCGAATGGCACCGCCGTTCCCGTATTTCTGTTCTCGCGCCGCGATGACATTTTTCTGGGGGCGATCACGCTCGACAATATCCGGCGCGGACCGGCGCAGGCGGGCACGCTGGGCTATTGGATCGGCCAACGCCACGCGCGTCATGGCTATATGCGTGAGGCGATCGAGGCCGTGGTTCATTACGCTTTCACCAAGCTCGACCTGAGCCGCATCGAGGCGGCCTGCCTGCCGGAGAACGCGGCCTCGCGTGGGGTGCTGGAGAAGTCCGGTTTCAAATACGAGGGCGTCGCGCAGAGCTACCTGCAGATCAACGGGCGCTGGCGCAATCATGTCCTTTATTCCAACCTGCGCTCGGATCGCCGGGGACGGACGGATGTCCGATAG